Proteins from one Cellulosilyticum lentocellum DSM 5427 genomic window:
- a CDS encoding DUF2075 domain-containing protein: MIIYQATKEEFLEHVEEDLIEQKIYEQYSTKIGRTSQSEIASWNHSMQYMYKVLNTNAVPRKAGIAIEYRLPTTSKRVDFIITGENEFGKETVIIIELKQWQKAERVNKEDVVRTFVGHKEREVAHPSYQAWSYAAIIRDYNETVQNQDIELHPCSYLHNYITQDGDPILDEEIYGCLKKAPLFKNGDVKKLREFIERYVQKPDQNKTLYKIEHGKIRPSKSLQDALLKMLQGNQEFVMIDSQKVVYETALNQARFAFDTGKKQVIIVEGGPGTGKSVLAINLLVQLTNESMVCQYISKNSAPREVYKRRLQSNYKKSYIDNLFKGSGSYVDSNKNELDVLIVDEAHRLNEKSGMFKNIGENQTKEIIHAAKCAIFFIDECQRVTASDVGSIEEIESFAKKQGAQVIKVGLDSQFRCNGSDGYLAWIDDVLGIRETANDIGFEHDYLFEVLDNPNELKQIIYEKNSINNKARMVAGYCWEWIKAGKENTNVHDINLPDYDFSMSWNLGNTNTWAIDEESVQEVGCIHTCQGLEFDYVGVIIGMDMIYRDGKVITDYTKRAKTDKSLNGLLGKCKKRENEALALADKIIRNTYRTLMTRGQKGCYVFCEDIELGKYLKERMQINKVQYGEMKTIGLIAEGVENYHI, encoded by the coding sequence ATGATTATTTATCAAGCTACAAAAGAGGAGTTTCTAGAACATGTAGAAGAAGATCTAATTGAGCAAAAAATATATGAGCAGTATTCTACCAAGATAGGTAGGACAAGCCAAAGTGAAATTGCTTCATGGAATCATTCAATGCAGTACATGTATAAGGTTTTAAACACTAATGCTGTTCCTAGGAAAGCTGGTATTGCTATAGAATATCGATTGCCTACTACTTCTAAAAGAGTAGACTTTATAATAACAGGTGAAAATGAGTTTGGTAAAGAGACTGTCATTATAATCGAATTAAAACAGTGGCAAAAGGCAGAGCGAGTAAATAAAGAGGATGTTGTACGTACTTTTGTTGGTCATAAAGAAAGAGAGGTTGCTCATCCTTCATATCAAGCTTGGTCATATGCGGCTATAATTAGAGATTATAATGAAACAGTTCAAAATCAAGATATAGAATTACATCCTTGTTCTTATTTGCATAATTATATTACGCAAGACGGTGACCCTATTTTAGATGAAGAAATCTATGGTTGCCTTAAAAAAGCGCCACTCTTTAAAAATGGAGATGTGAAAAAGTTAAGGGAATTTATAGAAAGATATGTCCAGAAACCCGACCAAAATAAAACTTTATATAAAATAGAGCATGGAAAAATTAGACCTTCAAAATCTTTGCAGGATGCATTATTAAAAATGTTACAGGGTAATCAGGAGTTTGTTATGATAGACTCTCAGAAGGTAGTATATGAAACAGCCTTAAATCAAGCAAGATTTGCGTTTGATACCGGTAAAAAGCAAGTTATTATAGTAGAGGGTGGACCAGGTACAGGGAAATCAGTTTTAGCGATTAATCTTTTAGTACAGCTAACAAATGAAAGCATGGTATGTCAATATATTTCAAAAAATAGCGCACCCAGGGAAGTCTATAAGCGAAGGCTTCAAAGTAACTATAAAAAGAGTTATATTGATAACCTTTTTAAAGGCTCGGGAAGTTATGTAGATAGTAATAAAAATGAGTTGGATGTGCTGATAGTTGATGAAGCTCATCGTTTAAATGAAAAATCGGGGATGTTTAAGAACATAGGAGAAAATCAAACCAAGGAAATCATCCATGCAGCAAAATGTGCTATATTTTTTATAGATGAATGCCAACGTGTTACAGCAAGTGATGTAGGAAGTATTGAAGAGATTGAAAGTTTTGCAAAGAAACAAGGGGCACAGGTAATTAAGGTGGGTTTAGATTCTCAGTTTAGGTGCAATGGCTCAGATGGATATTTAGCATGGATAGATGATGTTTTGGGAATAAGAGAAACAGCGAATGATATAGGATTTGAGCATGACTATTTATTTGAAGTACTAGATAATCCTAATGAACTAAAGCAGATTATTTATGAAAAAAATAGCATAAATAATAAAGCAAGAATGGTTGCTGGATATTGTTGGGAATGGATTAAAGCAGGCAAAGAAAATACAAATGTACATGATATTAATTTACCGGATTATGATTTTTCCATGAGCTGGAATCTTGGAAATACTAATACATGGGCTATAGATGAAGAATCTGTACAGGAAGTAGGGTGTATTCATACTTGTCAAGGATTAGAGTTTGACTATGTAGGTGTTATTATTGGAATGGACATGATTTATAGAGATGGTAAAGTAATAACAGACTATACGAAGAGAGCTAAGACAGATAAATCTCTTAATGGACTACTAGGCAAGTGTAAAAAAAGAGAAAATGAGGCATTGGCATTAGCTGACAAAATTATTAGGAATACGTATCGTACGTTGATGACGCGAGGGCAAAAGGGATGTTATGTTTTCTGTGAAGATATTGAATTAGGTAAGTACTTAAAGGAAAGAATGCAAATTAATAAAGTACAGTATGGAGAAATGAAAACAATAGGTTTAATAGCAGAAGGTGTAGAAAATTACCATATATAA
- a CDS encoding PadR family transcriptional regulator, whose product MALQLGGNLLEACILAIIEKEDVYGYRLTQEAKELMEVSESTLYPVLRRLQKDGLLNTYDEAFQGRNRRYYGITEEGKEKLQTYKVEWTGFKEKIDLVLEGVSRNE is encoded by the coding sequence ATGGCATTGCAATTAGGTGGAAATTTATTAGAAGCATGTATTTTAGCAATTATAGAAAAAGAAGATGTCTATGGCTATCGTTTAACACAGGAAGCAAAAGAGTTAATGGAGGTTTCAGAATCTACGTTGTATCCTGTTCTTAGAAGATTACAAAAGGATGGCCTTTTAAATACTTACGATGAAGCTTTTCAGGGGAGAAATAGAAGATATTACGGGATTACAGAAGAAGGAAAGGAAAAGCTACAAACCTATAAGGTAGAATGGACTGGGTTTAAGGAAAAAATAGATTTAGTACTTGAGGGGGTATCAAGGAATGAATAG
- a CDS encoding rhomboid family intramembrane serine protease, with product MNFLNKLERKYGRFSIPNLMLYIIMGNIIVYIAQFLLGLPIIEWIYFDPAYIMQGQIWRIISWIFIPISSSPIWFIFAILLYYSIGRELEYQWGTFKFNVYYLLGIIFNIIAFFISGGNMIITATYMNLSLFLAYAVLFPDVQFSLYGIIPIKVKYLAALNIAFLLVNLIRGTTSTRILIIVSLLNFLLFFGSTLMRGRRTSTQKQFKKQKRELKQGAPIKVAFHKCAVCGKTELTDPEAEFRYCSSCNGNYEYCMEHLHNHEHKQ from the coding sequence ATGAACTTTTTAAATAAATTAGAACGTAAATATGGACGTTTTTCCATTCCTAATCTTATGCTCTATATTATTATGGGAAACATCATTGTTTATATAGCTCAATTCTTATTAGGTTTACCTATTATAGAGTGGATTTACTTCGATCCAGCTTATATTATGCAGGGGCAAATCTGGAGAATCATTTCATGGATTTTTATTCCTATCTCTAGTAGCCCTATATGGTTTATTTTTGCTATTTTACTTTATTATTCTATTGGTAGAGAATTAGAATACCAATGGGGCACTTTTAAATTTAATGTTTATTATTTATTAGGAATCATTTTTAACATTATTGCCTTCTTTATTTCTGGTGGAAATATGATTATTACTGCAACTTATATGAACTTATCTTTATTCTTAGCTTATGCTGTACTTTTCCCAGATGTACAATTTTCACTTTATGGGATTATTCCTATTAAAGTTAAGTATCTTGCAGCTCTAAATATTGCTTTCTTACTTGTTAATCTCATTCGAGGCACTACTAGTACCAGAATTCTTATTATTGTTTCTTTACTTAACTTTTTACTATTCTTTGGTTCAACCCTTATGCGTGGGCGTCGTACAAGTACGCAGAAACAATTTAAGAAACAAAAGCGTGAGCTTAAACAAGGGGCTCCTATTAAGGTAGCCTTCCATAAATGTGCTGTGTGTGGGAAAACTGAGTTAACTGACCCTGAGGCAGAATTTCGTTACTGTTCTAGTTGTAATGGTAACTATGAATATTGTATGGAGCACTTACACAATCACGAGCACAAACAATAA
- a CDS encoding S41 family peptidase, whose translation MKKKTIFRGAAVSFLLVTMVLVTTAFVDKYHYVDKKLQAIEAVLKDYYVGDIDEQKLEEGIYKGFVAGVGDAYTNYYTSDEYASFKEKSSGMYAGIGIQMTLQTYDNSIEVTEVFEGSPAEKAGIKPKDRIIKAAGKRVTGDEFEILPTLVKGTPGTTVDITVYRPSEEKNYDFTIERASVASPTVYFRMLDNEVGYIQIKQFEAVTYDQFKVALDKLKKEKAKGLVLDLRDNPGGLLNIVEQIADELVPEGIIVSTKDKQGKGSEYYADGKYTDIPMVVLINGNSASASEVLAGALKDYSRAELIGTTTFGKGVVQTIIPLSDGSAIKLTTSQYFTPSGVCIQGIGIAPDYEVKLSTEKILKGRELTDTEDDQLQTAIKVVKEKLK comes from the coding sequence ATGAAAAAGAAAACTATTTTTCGTGGTGCTGCTGTAAGTTTTTTACTCGTTACAATGGTCTTAGTTACTACAGCATTTGTAGATAAGTATCATTATGTGGATAAAAAATTGCAAGCAATAGAAGCAGTGTTGAAAGATTATTATGTGGGAGATATTGATGAACAAAAACTAGAGGAGGGCATCTATAAAGGTTTTGTTGCAGGTGTAGGTGATGCTTATACGAACTACTATACTTCTGATGAATATGCAAGCTTTAAAGAGAAATCTAGTGGTATGTATGCTGGAATAGGCATACAAATGACACTTCAAACCTATGATAATAGTATAGAAGTGACAGAGGTATTTGAGGGCTCACCTGCTGAGAAGGCTGGTATAAAACCAAAGGATAGAATTATTAAGGCAGCTGGTAAACGTGTTACTGGCGATGAATTTGAAATACTGCCAACCTTAGTAAAAGGAACACCGGGAACAACTGTTGATATTACTGTTTATAGACCTTCGGAAGAAAAAAATTATGATTTTACCATAGAAAGAGCTAGTGTGGCTTCTCCTACGGTTTATTTTAGAATGTTAGATAATGAAGTAGGCTATATTCAAATCAAACAATTTGAAGCAGTAACTTATGACCAGTTTAAGGTGGCACTAGATAAATTAAAGAAAGAAAAAGCAAAAGGACTAGTATTAGATTTAAGAGATAATCCAGGTGGTCTTTTAAACATTGTGGAACAAATAGCCGATGAATTAGTACCAGAAGGTATTATTGTATCTACCAAGGATAAGCAAGGTAAAGGCAGCGAATATTACGCTGATGGTAAGTATACAGATATTCCTATGGTGGTACTCATTAACGGTAATAGTGCAAGTGCCTCAGAAGTATTAGCAGGTGCTTTAAAAGACTATAGTAGAGCAGAGTTAATAGGAACAACCACCTTTGGAAAAGGTGTTGTACAAACAATCATTCCTTTATCAGATGGCTCAGCTATTAAACTAACAACTTCTCAATATTTCACCCCTAGTGGTGTATGTATTCAAGGTATAGGAATCGCACCTGATTATGAAGTTAAGTTAAGTACTGAAAAGATTTTAAAGGGTAGAGAATTAACAGATACAGAAGATGACCAATTACAAACTGCTATTAAGGTGGTTAAAGAAAAACTCAAGTAG
- a CDS encoding S41 family peptidase, which produces MKPANLLKKVILITASLGVITLVVGCSSKSSSAYYSTSKLEMINKYLSSGYLYDIDEISEEEITHSIYTSYVSGLENSATYYLGTDEFKQAEATSQGNYLGVGLMMTWEADGRSVLITDVIPESPAAKAGLKAGDHIIAIDGIEVVGANQKEVLDKLAYTGEQSISYKIKRSADEKEEIINLTAALVPLDDLSYEMIDQVGYIKLKSIRNGTSEHLDQVIKEFEAQKIKGIILDVRELYTNNVDEVSKMCDLFLDEGIAFKLKHGKSDIQGFEMSSGKYDQKVVLLTDRYTRGGAEAFVSAMEDVAVQMGTDTYGLAYVSELVALEDGSGLSVATGVLYDKFGKQLSDKGIEPDEMVFMTEQEKVEYIEKGSISKENDSLLKKALEQFSN; this is translated from the coding sequence TTGAAACCAGCAAATTTATTAAAAAAAGTTATTCTTATTACAGCTAGCCTTGGCGTGATTACATTAGTGGTAGGATGTAGTTCTAAAAGCAGTAGCGCCTATTATTCTACTAGCAAGCTGGAAATGATTAATAAATATTTATCAAGTGGCTATTTATATGATATTGATGAAATAAGCGAAGAAGAAATCACACATAGTATCTACACTAGCTATGTAAGTGGCTTAGAAAATTCAGCTACATATTATCTTGGAACAGATGAATTTAAACAAGCTGAAGCTACTAGCCAAGGTAACTATTTAGGTGTAGGTTTAATGATGACTTGGGAAGCTGATGGTAGGTCTGTTTTAATTACAGATGTTATTCCTGAGTCACCAGCTGCCAAAGCCGGTCTTAAAGCTGGTGATCATATTATAGCTATTGATGGTATAGAAGTAGTGGGTGCTAATCAAAAAGAAGTACTTGATAAGCTAGCTTACACAGGAGAACAATCCATTTCATATAAGATAAAAAGAAGTGCAGATGAAAAAGAAGAAATAATTAATCTTACAGCAGCACTAGTTCCATTAGATGATTTATCATATGAAATGATAGATCAAGTTGGCTATATTAAACTAAAAAGTATTAGAAATGGAACAAGTGAGCATCTTGATCAGGTAATCAAGGAATTTGAAGCTCAGAAGATAAAGGGTATTATACTTGATGTGAGAGAGCTTTATACCAATAATGTTGACGAAGTTAGTAAAATGTGCGACTTATTCTTAGATGAAGGTATTGCCTTTAAATTGAAACATGGTAAAAGTGACATACAGGGTTTCGAAATGTCATCAGGTAAATATGATCAAAAAGTTGTGTTATTAACAGACCGTTATACAAGAGGCGGGGCAGAAGCTTTTGTAAGTGCCATGGAGGATGTAGCTGTTCAAATGGGGACAGATACTTATGGATTAGCTTATGTAAGCGAGTTAGTTGCTTTAGAAGATGGCAGTGGGCTTAGTGTGGCCACTGGCGTATTATATGACAAGTTTGGCAAGCAGCTATCAGATAAAGGTATAGAACCAGATGAAATGGTATTTATGACTGAGCAGGAAAAAGTGGAATATATAGAAAAGGGAAGCATCAGTAAAGAAAATGATAGCTTACTTAAAAAAGCCTTAGAGCAATTCTCAAATTAA
- a CDS encoding ATP-grasp domain-containing protein, with the protein MNFNGIKQIGIVGGGTSALMLCIEAAKVGIRTSLLDPKVGCIGSQLANEHIISAITNESIQKLSLRCDVLIFNTKLDFELNVKLHAKTYPNKETMKDLCHFKNVQDILEFLDIPVPKVYYQDNKQQAFSQMENLEMPFRFIKQYTDRTEQMAVYNKEDLADFILEVDEGADSFILQPITKYSRIITFLCIVDEDEKAYIYDPVEELNDEDKTCHLKISDSLSKTMLTRLNRYNKKLLKEINGIGAFTIKYGIKANKSVELIEITPELSMAGLLTLEAYELSIYEQYLHLLVGMSINKPELEAYVQGTIKPVKEQKEEKGIYHFYQLGQNQLYIKRDKEEPKA; encoded by the coding sequence ATGAACTTTAATGGTATTAAGCAAATAGGTATAGTTGGAGGAGGAACTTCAGCTTTAATGCTTTGTATTGAAGCTGCTAAGGTGGGTATAAGAACAAGTCTGTTAGATCCTAAAGTGGGATGTATAGGCTCCCAATTGGCAAATGAACACATTATATCAGCTATTACCAATGAAAGTATTCAAAAGCTAAGTTTAAGATGTGATGTTCTTATTTTTAATACGAAATTGGATTTCGAGTTAAATGTTAAACTCCATGCAAAAACTTATCCAAATAAGGAAACAATGAAAGACCTTTGCCATTTTAAAAATGTACAGGATATTTTAGAATTTCTAGATATTCCAGTGCCTAAGGTTTATTATCAAGATAATAAGCAGCAAGCTTTTTCTCAAATGGAGAATTTAGAAATGCCATTTAGGTTTATTAAGCAATATACAGACCGAACTGAGCAGATGGCTGTTTATAATAAAGAAGATTTGGCAGACTTTATCTTAGAAGTAGATGAAGGAGCAGATAGCTTTATTCTGCAACCTATTACTAAGTATAGCCGCATCATAACTTTTCTTTGTATTGTCGATGAAGATGAAAAAGCATATATATACGACCCAGTAGAAGAATTAAATGATGAAGATAAAACTTGTCATCTAAAGATTTCTGACAGCTTATCTAAGACTATGTTAACACGTCTTAATCGTTATAATAAAAAGCTGCTTAAAGAAATAAATGGTATTGGCGCTTTTACAATCAAATATGGTATTAAAGCAAACAAAAGTGTGGAACTTATTGAGATTACACCAGAGCTCTCTATGGCAGGACTTCTCACCTTAGAAGCATATGAACTTTCTATTTATGAGCAGTATCTACATTTATTAGTGGGCATGTCTATTAATAAACCAGAATTAGAAGCTTATGTACAGGGAACTATTAAACCTGTTAAGGAGCAAAAAGAGGAAAAAGGTATTTATCATTTTTATCAATTAGGACAAAATCAATTATATATTAAAAGAGATAAAGAAGAGCCTAAGGCTTAA
- a CDS encoding nucleotide pyrophosphohydrolase: MEEILERIRKFRDDRDFKQFHSPENLAKSINIEAGELLEHFQWGNEFNKEMVGEELADVIVYCLFMADALGVDYKEIIMNKMSKNENKYPVEKARGTSKKYTEL; encoded by the coding sequence GTGGAAGAGATATTAGAACGTATACGAAAGTTTAGAGATGATAGAGATTTTAAGCAATTTCATTCTCCTGAAAATCTAGCAAAGTCCATTAATATCGAGGCAGGAGAACTATTGGAACATTTTCAATGGGGAAATGAATTTAACAAGGAAATGGTTGGAGAAGAATTAGCAGATGTAATAGTATATTGCTTATTTATGGCAGATGCATTAGGTGTAGATTATAAAGAAATAATTATGAATAAAATGAGTAAGAATGAAAACAAATATCCCGTAGAAAAAGCAAGAGGAACAAGTAAAAAATATACTGAGCTATAA
- a CDS encoding murein hydrolase activator EnvC family protein, which produces MKKQISILLAFTLLLVPVYADTINDKKNQLSSAEQHIKDKEQLLEERKQERAAIEAEIKEVDTKMVAIQDNIKELGDQLEQKKLEIEESEKELEAANIKKDEQYEATKARMVQMYKNQKVGYIQVVFSSNSFWEAINRLEYIRRISEKDNTLLDTYQAQIDYIEVQKEKIESEKSDLDLLQKKEISKKNELEEARAAKQVAIDKLESEEGKLAGEISKLEEISEQLEEDIKKLTEEMEAKNKNQIPTQYTGGTFTWPVPGYYRISSEYNPRTSPISGNYEFHTGIDIPAGYGEDVVAAGDGVVITAGWINGYGNTVMISHGSGIVTLYGHNSSVVVSQGQTVSKGQVVAKIGSTGYSTGNHCHFEVRVNGSHTSPWPYLN; this is translated from the coding sequence ATGAAAAAGCAAATTAGTATTTTATTAGCATTTACATTGCTACTGGTTCCTGTTTATGCAGATACTATTAATGATAAGAAGAATCAACTAAGCAGTGCCGAGCAGCATATCAAAGATAAAGAACAACTTCTTGAAGAGCGAAAACAGGAAAGAGCGGCTATTGAAGCGGAGATTAAAGAAGTTGATACGAAAATGGTTGCTATACAAGATAATATTAAAGAACTAGGTGATCAGTTAGAACAGAAAAAGCTTGAGATTGAAGAAAGCGAAAAAGAGCTAGAAGCTGCTAATATTAAAAAAGATGAACAATACGAGGCTACCAAAGCACGTATGGTTCAAATGTATAAGAATCAAAAAGTAGGTTATATACAAGTTGTTTTTTCTTCTAATAGTTTTTGGGAAGCCATTAATCGTCTAGAATATATCAGACGTATATCAGAAAAGGATAATACGTTGCTAGATACCTATCAAGCTCAGATTGATTATATAGAGGTTCAAAAAGAAAAAATTGAATCCGAAAAATCTGATTTAGATTTACTTCAAAAGAAAGAAATTAGTAAAAAGAATGAATTAGAAGAAGCTAGAGCTGCAAAACAAGTAGCTATTGATAAGTTAGAAAGTGAAGAAGGTAAACTAGCGGGTGAAATTTCTAAGCTAGAAGAAATATCTGAGCAACTAGAAGAAGATATTAAAAAGCTTACAGAAGAAATGGAAGCAAAAAACAAGAATCAGATACCAACTCAATATACAGGAGGTACCTTTACTTGGCCAGTACCAGGGTACTACCGCATTAGTTCAGAATATAACCCTAGAACAAGTCCTATTTCAGGTAATTATGAATTCCATACAGGAATAGATATTCCAGCTGGCTATGGAGAGGATGTTGTAGCAGCAGGAGATGGTGTTGTTATTACAGCAGGTTGGATCAATGGATATGGCAATACTGTTATGATTAGTCATGGTAGTGGCATTGTAACCTTATATGGACATAATTCATCTGTAGTGGTAAGTCAAGGACAGACAGTAAGCAAAGGGCAAGTTGTTGCTAAGATCGGTAGCACTGGCTATTCTACAGGTAACCACTGTCACTTTGAAGTTCGTGTCAATGGTAGCCATACAAGTCCATGGCCATATTTAAACTAA
- a CDS encoding DUF1700 domain-containing protein yields MNRTDFMKELRAGIVKLPYQEAEAALEYYEEYFEEAGAENEERVLEELGDPRAIAKQIMEDFHNRETENGNEFTAKEPENSYDFSNKGYQTNNDFTSSAGSINLDDIKLQENKESRSSFKSLGSSPLVIILLVIAIPVIVPLLFGAIGVLIGIEVTIFALGIVSFVLSVAGVVCLMAGAATLGGQFMTGLFVIGIALAIFGFALIMGLVTKYANKFVNVFLLGSIKDLITNRSYGRR; encoded by the coding sequence ATGAATAGAACAGATTTTATGAAAGAATTGCGAGCGGGGATTGTCAAATTACCTTACCAAGAAGCTGAGGCGGCATTAGAGTATTATGAGGAATACTTTGAAGAAGCTGGAGCTGAAAATGAAGAAAGAGTGCTTGAGGAGTTAGGTGACCCTAGGGCAATTGCTAAGCAGATTATGGAGGACTTTCATAATAGGGAGACTGAAAATGGTAATGAGTTTACGGCTAAGGAACCTGAAAATAGTTATGATTTTAGTAATAAGGGATATCAAACTAATAATGATTTCACTAGTAGTGCAGGATCAATTAATTTAGATGATATTAAGCTACAAGAAAATAAAGAAAGCAGGAGCAGCTTTAAATCACTAGGATCATCTCCGTTGGTTATTATACTCCTTGTTATTGCCATCCCAGTCATTGTTCCTTTGTTATTTGGGGCAATAGGGGTATTAATAGGCATAGAAGTGACTATCTTTGCTTTGGGAATAGTGAGTTTTGTGCTTTCGGTAGCTGGAGTGGTTTGTTTAATGGCAGGAGCAGCCACTTTAGGTGGGCAGTTTATGACAGGTTTATTCGTAATAGGTATAGCACTTGCGATATTTGGCTTTGCTCTAATTATGGGGCTTGTTACAAAGTATGCTAATAAATTCGTGAATGTCTTCCTCTTAGGAAGTATAAAAGATTTGATTACAAATAGAAGTTATGGAAGGAGGTAA